One stretch of Pseudomonas fluorescens Q2-87 DNA includes these proteins:
- a CDS encoding lipase family protein, which yields MTTPDTLLQRQISLTHAFVVNNAALYSQSWKDIKNPTPSQVKDNILTRLNGSKVGGGYAVAWGPALVTDGEYTAHITVVLTGGRSGNDIVVVTSGTLADSLKDQVDDLDIFPMVPLQSVIPGYQGAASIAQGTADGVNAILTTASNSQGTLSDFLGKQQSGTNIRLVGHSLGGALMSVLALYLKDKFPGFTFFCETFAAPTAGDGFFASYFNKQMAGNALRIYNTLDVIPMAWCATSLDYSLTLYESNPIDKDTRNTVCSGIDKVVNNNLNYTQWGMGSANMELRLCGKPQPDCTSYKSQTGYQHIYEYMTLVGLQPADIPMPPFGS from the coding sequence ATGACTACCCCAGACACACTTCTGCAAAGGCAAATCAGTCTTACACATGCTTTCGTGGTCAATAATGCGGCGTTGTATTCGCAGTCCTGGAAAGACATCAAGAACCCCACGCCGAGCCAGGTCAAAGACAATATTCTTACGCGCCTCAATGGCTCGAAGGTAGGCGGTGGCTATGCCGTAGCTTGGGGCCCCGCGCTGGTAACGGATGGCGAGTACACGGCGCACATCACCGTGGTGCTGACCGGCGGGAGAAGTGGGAACGACATCGTCGTGGTGACGAGTGGGACCCTCGCGGATTCTTTGAAGGATCAGGTGGACGATCTCGATATTTTCCCAATGGTGCCGTTGCAGAGCGTTATTCCGGGCTACCAGGGGGCGGCGAGTATTGCCCAAGGAACGGCGGATGGTGTTAACGCGATACTGACGACGGCCTCTAATTCTCAGGGTACACTGAGCGATTTTCTAGGAAAGCAGCAAAGTGGGACGAACATCCGTTTGGTTGGTCATAGCCTCGGCGGTGCACTCATGTCAGTGCTCGCGCTTTATCTGAAGGACAAATTTCCGGGCTTCACTTTCTTCTGCGAGACCTTTGCTGCGCCCACGGCGGGAGATGGCTTTTTCGCCAGCTATTTCAATAAGCAGATGGCCGGTAATGCGCTGCGTATCTACAACACCCTGGATGTTATTCCGATGGCGTGGTGCGCAACGTCTCTCGATTACTCTCTGACCCTTTATGAGAGCAATCCCATTGATAAAGACACAAGGAACACGGTGTGTTCCGGCATAGACAAGGTTGTGAATAACAACCTGAACTATACGCAATGGGGAATGGGCAGCGCGAACATGGAGCTGCGGCTCTGTGGGAAACCCCAACCCGACTGCACAAGCTACAAGTCTCAAACCGGTTATCAGCACATCTATGAATACATGACACTGGTGGGCCTGCAGCCCGCCGATATACCGATGCCGCCGTTCGGCAGCTAG
- a CDS encoding hybrid-cluster NAD(P)-dependent oxidoreductase has product MTTYENLTRPAPPPIVQRFTDPITWSTFGSQWQSGEQKNLQCLAVRQETHDVKTFIFRCGEFSALSFEPGQFITISPVIDGQTVARCYTLSSSPTRPFAFSITVKRVPGGAVSNWLHDHLKPGDSLKASGPAGGFTPVGHPANKLLYLSAGSGVTPLMSMTQAAYDMAGNFDIVFVHSARTPTDIIFHAELTRMQTAMPGLRIISVCEGLGDTAHWQQPIGRLDLPLLSQQVPDYKEREIFTCGPQGYMEAVKSLLREAAFDFAHYHQESFDITALNEEPLIERAASLNQQDVFSVTLSRSGKTFSMPGNQTVLAAAKKAGAIVPSSCSQGVCGTCKTALLQGTVEMNHNGGIRQREIDKGLRLLCCSKPTSDLVLDL; this is encoded by the coding sequence ATGACGACTTATGAAAACCTCACGCGCCCTGCCCCCCCCCCTATAGTTCAACGGTTTACCGACCCGATAACCTGGAGCACGTTCGGCTCGCAATGGCAAAGCGGTGAACAAAAAAACCTGCAATGCCTCGCTGTGCGTCAGGAAACCCATGACGTCAAAACCTTCATTTTTCGCTGTGGGGAATTCAGCGCGCTGAGCTTCGAGCCCGGTCAATTCATCACGATCTCACCGGTCATTGACGGGCAGACCGTCGCCCGCTGTTACACCTTGTCATCCTCCCCCACCCGCCCCTTTGCGTTTTCCATTACCGTCAAGCGCGTGCCTGGGGGCGCGGTGTCGAACTGGCTGCATGACCACCTCAAGCCGGGAGACAGCCTGAAAGCTTCCGGCCCGGCGGGCGGCTTTACACCAGTCGGCCATCCTGCAAACAAGTTGTTGTACTTGTCGGCCGGCTCGGGTGTAACACCCCTGATGTCGATGACCCAGGCGGCCTACGACATGGCCGGCAACTTCGACATTGTTTTTGTACACAGCGCACGCACGCCCACCGACATCATCTTCCACGCGGAATTGACGCGTATGCAGACCGCCATGCCGGGGCTGCGGATCATCAGTGTTTGCGAAGGACTAGGCGACACCGCTCACTGGCAGCAACCGATAGGCCGGCTCGATTTGCCGTTGCTGAGCCAGCAAGTGCCGGACTACAAGGAACGGGAAATCTTTACCTGCGGTCCCCAGGGCTACATGGAAGCAGTCAAGTCGCTGCTCAGGGAAGCGGCGTTCGATTTCGCCCACTACCATCAGGAAAGCTTCGACATCACCGCCCTGAACGAGGAACCGTTGATCGAACGGGCCGCTTCGCTCAATCAGCAGGACGTCTTTTCAGTGACCCTGTCGCGTTCAGGAAAGACATTCAGCATGCCGGGCAATCAGACCGTGCTGGCCGCCGCAAAGAAAGCCGGCGCTATCGTGCCCTCCTCCTGCAGCCAGGGCGTTTGTGGCACCTGCAAGACCGCCCTGCTGCAAGGTACGGTCGAGATGAATCACAACGGCGGTATTCGGCAACGGGAGATCGACAAAGGCCTGCGTTTGCTGTGCTGCAGCAAGCCCACTTCAGACCTGGTACTTGATCTTTAG
- a CDS encoding LysR substrate-binding domain-containing protein, giving the protein MKLQPLPPLNSLVAFEAAARHLSFTVAARELNVTQGAISRQVRLLENYLGTALFTRTTREINLTATGSQYYESVRDTLQQIAQATAGIRHWQGAQQVTVVTSTAMASLWLLPLVSQFQRQNEEIDLRIIATDHVSDFSRLDCDLALYYCSTPPKNMKVTPLFNEEIFPVCSPAYLAQHPGIETLEQLGGCTWLWLEDQHRDWIGWKEWFQRLGYPAPEPRRRININSYAMLIQSALAGQGIALAWSGLLSNHLQTGNLVQPTQTILRTDAQFCLLESHGRSPNRQSVNRFRQWLMTHLTETVDA; this is encoded by the coding sequence ATGAAACTGCAACCCTTGCCACCCCTCAATAGCCTGGTGGCATTCGAGGCCGCCGCCCGCCACTTGAGCTTCACCGTGGCGGCACGCGAACTGAACGTCACCCAAGGCGCCATCAGCCGCCAGGTGCGCTTGCTCGAAAACTATCTGGGCACGGCGCTGTTCACCCGCACGACCCGAGAAATCAACCTTACCGCCACAGGCAGCCAGTATTACGAAAGCGTGCGCGACACGTTGCAGCAAATCGCCCAGGCCACAGCGGGAATACGTCATTGGCAAGGCGCGCAGCAGGTCACTGTCGTCACCAGTACGGCAATGGCGTCGTTGTGGCTGCTGCCGCTTGTGTCGCAATTCCAACGCCAGAATGAAGAGATTGACCTGCGCATCATCGCGACGGATCACGTCAGTGATTTTTCCCGACTGGACTGTGACCTGGCGCTCTATTACTGCAGTACGCCGCCCAAAAACATGAAAGTCACACCGTTATTCAACGAAGAGATTTTCCCCGTGTGCAGCCCTGCCTATCTGGCGCAGCACCCAGGGATTGAGACGCTGGAACAGTTGGGTGGATGCACCTGGTTGTGGCTGGAAGACCAGCACAGGGATTGGATTGGCTGGAAAGAATGGTTCCAACGCCTTGGTTACCCAGCGCCCGAACCACGGCGGCGGATCAATATCAACAGCTACGCCATGCTGATCCAGTCGGCGCTGGCTGGCCAGGGGATCGCCCTGGCCTGGTCGGGCCTGCTCAGCAATCACTTGCAAACCGGTAACCTGGTGCAGCCAACACAAACCATCCTGCGTACCGACGCGCAGTTCTGCCTGCTTGAATCTCACGGCCGATCCCCAAACAGACAAAGCGTCAACCGCTTCCGCCAGTGGCTGATGACGCATCTGACGGAGACGGTCGATGCTTGA
- a CDS encoding aromatic ring-hydroxylating oxygenase subunit alpha, which translates to MTINAVKTHRELLTDRTPGHGMPGGLFGRQDIFETDVDVFFTKHWILVGVTSDIPEPGDVSTIDIGKSSILLVRDDDEHVQAFRNVCRHRGARLKQAGKSTVGMLVCPYHQWSYDLDGSLKHAAHMGQDFDPQCKSLIPVHTRVIGTHVFVCLGDEPPEDILYLDQVMTPRFAQYDLAHSKIAYESEIIENGNWKLVIENNRECYHCAATHPELTASFLPEDFGFCTDGLGEDSLQALAEYHRRNADTKDNWEREGYICDAVEHLGEDAVTQFRSQRLAIAGNGESQTLDTRVACTRLFGDLTRRDLGDVHLWTHNSWTHVMSDHAVVSYIIPLAPDKTLVRTKWLVHADAVEDVDYQVDKLTEVWAATNLQDASLVGITHSGTQDPAYTPGPFSAFTETYVDQFSRWYAARLAAHGV; encoded by the coding sequence ATGACTATCAATGCCGTGAAAACCCATCGTGAACTTCTGACCGACCGCACGCCCGGCCATGGCATGCCAGGCGGTTTGTTTGGCCGCCAGGATATTTTTGAAACCGACGTCGATGTCTTCTTCACCAAACACTGGATTCTGGTGGGTGTTACCAGCGACATCCCCGAACCCGGTGATGTCTCGACCATCGACATTGGCAAGTCATCCATCCTCCTGGTGCGCGACGACGACGAGCATGTGCAGGCGTTTCGCAATGTCTGCCGTCACCGCGGGGCTCGTTTGAAACAGGCCGGCAAGTCGACGGTGGGCATGCTGGTCTGCCCCTACCACCAGTGGAGCTACGACCTGGACGGCAGCCTGAAACACGCGGCACACATGGGCCAGGACTTCGACCCTCAATGCAAAAGCCTGATCCCTGTGCACACTCGGGTTATCGGCACCCATGTCTTCGTCTGCCTGGGCGACGAACCGCCAGAAGACATCCTGTACCTTGACCAGGTCATGACACCGCGTTTTGCCCAATATGACCTCGCCCACTCAAAGATCGCCTACGAGTCGGAAATCATCGAGAACGGCAATTGGAAACTGGTGATCGAGAATAACCGCGAGTGTTATCACTGCGCCGCCACCCACCCGGAATTGACCGCCTCTTTCCTGCCGGAAGATTTCGGTTTCTGCACCGATGGGCTGGGCGAGGATTCACTTCAGGCATTGGCGGAGTATCACCGCCGCAACGCCGATACCAAGGACAACTGGGAACGCGAAGGCTACATCTGCGATGCGGTTGAACACTTGGGTGAAGACGCCGTGACTCAATTTCGCTCACAGCGACTGGCCATTGCCGGCAACGGCGAATCACAGACCCTCGACACCCGCGTGGCGTGCACCCGGCTGTTTGGCGACCTCACCCGCCGCGACTTGGGCGATGTGCATCTCTGGACGCACAACTCCTGGACTCATGTCATGAGCGATCACGCCGTGGTCTCCTACATCATCCCGCTGGCGCCCGATAAAACCCTGGTGCGCACCAAATGGCTGGTCCATGCCGATGCCGTCGAGGACGTCGACTACCAGGTGGATAAGCTGACCGAAGTCTGGGCAGCGACAAACCTGCAAGACGCTAGCCTTGTCGGCATAACCCATAGCGGTACCCAGGATCCTGCCTACACGCCCGGGCCGTTCTCTGCTTTTACCGAAACCTATGTCGACCAGTTCTCTCGCTGGTACGCGGCACGTCTGGCCGCCCATGGCGTGTAA
- a CDS encoding LysR substrate-binding domain-containing protein — MQPGDIDKKVKGYRRLIPSMTALLEFEAVARLASFTLAAQELGVTQAAVSKQIRLLEDTLETKLFHRLHRAIKLTHEGYVLHLVVAESIHRMASVFDKIAEGIGEQEITIACTEAFSHLRILPRLIALRTLQPKLKLRLMTQQASPGSYRDDVDLAIRFGDGKWEDGSSVFLFDEEVFPVCSPAWLAANPAPSSITDFLDTALIDSDSTLEGWMTWNRWCRELGDMRPKLNYSFRCSSYNDAIQAAIQGHGIALGWSRLIAHRLNSGELIRITPYMVTPKDAYYLVIPSGRKVEPITQALVDWLRDDSHLSH; from the coding sequence ATGCAACCCGGCGATATCGATAAAAAGGTCAAGGGCTATCGGCGGCTGATACCGTCAATGACGGCATTGCTGGAATTCGAAGCCGTGGCGCGGTTGGCCAGTTTTACCTTGGCCGCGCAAGAGCTGGGTGTGACCCAGGCGGCCGTCAGCAAACAAATCAGATTGTTAGAAGATACGCTGGAGACCAAGCTGTTCCATCGGCTTCATCGAGCAATCAAGTTGACCCACGAAGGTTATGTCCTGCACCTGGTCGTCGCCGAGTCCATTCATCGCATGGCCAGTGTCTTCGACAAAATTGCCGAGGGCATTGGTGAACAGGAGATCACCATCGCCTGCACGGAGGCGTTCTCTCATTTGAGAATACTTCCCCGGCTGATTGCACTGCGCACCCTGCAGCCGAAGTTGAAGTTGCGCCTGATGACGCAGCAAGCCTCCCCCGGTTCATACCGGGATGACGTCGACCTGGCCATCCGTTTCGGCGATGGAAAATGGGAGGACGGCAGTTCGGTTTTCCTGTTCGATGAAGAAGTGTTTCCCGTTTGCTCGCCGGCCTGGCTCGCCGCCAACCCGGCGCCTTCATCCATTACCGATTTTCTGGACACGGCGCTGATTGACTCCGATTCCACCCTTGAAGGCTGGATGACCTGGAACCGTTGGTGCCGGGAACTGGGCGATATGCGCCCCAAGCTCAATTATTCATTTCGCTGCAGTTCCTACAACGACGCGATCCAGGCGGCCATTCAAGGCCATGGCATTGCACTGGGTTGGAGTCGGCTGATCGCGCACCGGCTCAACAGCGGTGAGCTGATCAGAATTACGCCCTACATGGTCACGCCAAAAGACGCCTATTACCTGGTGATTCCGAGCGGTCGAAAAGTTGAGCCCATTACCCAGGCGCTGGTCGATTGGTTGCGCGATGACAGCCATCTAAGCCACTGA